One genomic window of Myxococcales bacterium includes the following:
- a CDS encoding 5'-nucleotidase C-terminal domain-containing protein has product MGRIRRFLSSLAPRRAFPQVVVAAGLTAALAGSPGCGGDGPTQSSPCGPGESKSCQVNLTLIHTSDIHSRLLPFEQVITQIDADLGLGTLGSVANVGGVGRLAYVIGRERARSERVLHLDSGDCFQGAPIFNFYSGEPEVRSLSAMGIDAAVVGNHEFDLGALNAARQFQAWSTFSVLAANYKFETPETPNSGFMGSVTRPFSIFNQGGLKIAVIGMANLSSLSSVFDQPNRLGITPLNTAEVAQFYVDLLRPSVDVIVMLTHLGLDVDQRMVRNTTGIDVVLGGHNHVVINPPQQISDCSSDPTQPGFVWTPDPKQDPSPGNPPKDDADPALKGPLGDYDPDFHPYQTKRVCRPRRVIIAHSGAFAKYVGRLDLVLSNDPAAVSPTGNPDDYDKVNGYELLSNRYQAFPIDDSVPDDPIVADMLQPYRRGLDTAADLDILVGYSPEGSRRVSGNGGDAPLGNLVATGMWLRLGVQTDFALTNTTGVRADITPGPITIEQMYNVFPFDNSISKMQLSGIEVQEMFDFTARRAASRGCSTQAQIAGARIRLNCAGCQTATSVTCANDDDCLSVRGECDLTQKKCVVGACAQEIYIGHIRDGNSYKRCRTDDECKAADGVVHPGQCDRSGGGAEGLCLARITPTNRYELATSTYLAQGGSGFRVLQRNTTQIDTKIQQRDALTDFLRGGKPCGWKASNGGDGLQVCATDAECEPNFVCACPATAEETGSSDADAFCRSRKGASCISGAGRCVRNDCRSRVAEFHQRSCADARAQDREQCRTKLNACALAGEECKILSCVDAKLGSYSDGRVEMIGR; this is encoded by the coding sequence ATGGGCCGCATCCGTCGCTTCCTCTCGTCGCTCGCTCCTCGTCGCGCGTTCCCCCAGGTCGTCGTCGCCGCGGGTCTCACCGCGGCCCTGGCGGGCTCGCCTGGATGTGGTGGCGACGGTCCCACACAGTCGAGCCCCTGTGGACCGGGCGAGAGCAAGAGCTGCCAGGTCAACCTCACGTTGATCCACACGTCCGACATCCACTCGCGGCTGCTCCCCTTCGAGCAGGTCATCACCCAAATCGACGCGGACCTCGGCCTCGGCACGCTCGGATCGGTCGCCAACGTCGGCGGCGTGGGGCGCCTCGCCTACGTCATCGGGCGAGAGCGCGCACGGAGCGAGCGCGTGCTCCACCTCGACTCGGGCGACTGCTTCCAGGGCGCGCCGATCTTCAACTTTTACTCGGGTGAGCCAGAGGTCCGATCGCTCTCCGCCATGGGCATCGACGCGGCGGTCGTCGGAAACCACGAGTTCGACCTCGGCGCCCTCAACGCGGCGAGGCAGTTCCAGGCGTGGTCCACGTTCAGCGTGCTCGCGGCGAACTACAAGTTCGAGACGCCCGAGACGCCGAACAGCGGGTTCATGGGCTCGGTCACCCGCCCGTTCAGCATTTTCAACCAGGGCGGCCTCAAGATCGCCGTCATCGGCATGGCGAACCTGTCGAGCCTCTCGTCGGTGTTCGACCAGCCGAACCGCCTCGGCATCACCCCGCTCAACACCGCGGAGGTGGCGCAGTTCTACGTCGACCTCCTCCGCCCGAGCGTCGACGTGATCGTCATGCTCACGCACCTCGGGCTCGACGTCGACCAGCGCATGGTGCGTAACACGACGGGCATCGACGTGGTGCTCGGCGGGCACAACCACGTCGTCATCAACCCGCCTCAGCAGATTTCCGACTGCTCCTCCGATCCCACGCAGCCAGGCTTCGTGTGGACGCCCGACCCGAAGCAAGATCCGTCGCCGGGCAACCCCCCGAAAGACGACGCCGATCCCGCGCTGAAGGGCCCGCTCGGCGACTACGACCCTGACTTCCACCCCTACCAGACCAAGCGCGTCTGCCGCCCGCGGCGCGTGATCATCGCGCACTCGGGCGCGTTCGCGAAGTACGTGGGTCGCCTCGACCTCGTCCTCTCGAACGACCCCGCGGCGGTGAGCCCCACGGGCAACCCCGACGACTACGACAAGGTCAACGGGTACGAGCTCCTGTCGAACCGCTACCAGGCGTTCCCGATCGACGACTCGGTCCCCGACGACCCCATCGTCGCCGACATGCTCCAGCCCTACCGTCGCGGGCTCGACACGGCCGCAGATCTCGACATCCTCGTCGGCTACAGCCCCGAGGGCTCGCGCAGAGTCTCAGGCAACGGCGGCGACGCGCCGCTCGGCAACCTCGTCGCGACGGGCATGTGGCTCCGGCTGGGCGTGCAAACCGACTTCGCGCTCACCAACACCACCGGCGTTCGCGCCGACATCACGCCCGGTCCCATCACGATCGAGCAGATGTACAACGTGTTTCCGTTCGACAACTCGATCTCGAAGATGCAGCTCTCGGGCATCGAGGTCCAAGAGATGTTCGACTTCACCGCGCGTCGCGCCGCCTCGCGTGGTTGCTCGACCCAGGCCCAAATCGCGGGCGCGCGCATTCGCCTGAACTGCGCCGGGTGCCAGACCGCGACCTCGGTGACCTGCGCGAACGACGACGACTGCCTCTCGGTGCGCGGCGAGTGCGACCTGACGCAGAAGAAGTGCGTCGTGGGCGCGTGCGCCCAGGAGATCTACATCGGTCACATCCGCGACGGAAACTCCTACAAGCGCTGCCGAACCGACGACGAGTGCAAGGCGGCCGACGGCGTGGTCCACCCGGGCCAGTGCGACCGGAGCGGTGGCGGCGCCGAGGGCCTGTGCCTCGCCCGCATCACGCCCACCAACCGCTACGAGCTCGCCACGAGCACCTACCTCGCCCAGGGCGGCTCGGGCTTCCGCGTGCTGCAGCGCAACACGACGCAGATCGACACCAAGATCCAACAGCGTGACGCCCTCACCGACTTCCTACGCGGCGGCAAGCCGTGCGGCTGGAAGGCGTCGAACGGCGGCGACGGCCTCCAGGTCTGCGCCACCGACGCGGAGTGCGAGCCCAACTTCGTGTGCGCCTGCCCCGCCACGGCGGAAGAGACCGGCAGCTCGGACGCGGACGCCTTCTGCCGCTCGCGCAAGGGCGCCTCGTGCATCTCCGGGGCGGGCCGGTGCGTGCGAAACGACTGCCGCAGCCGCGTCGCGGAGTTTCACCAGCGCTCCTGCGCGGACGCGCGGGCCCAGGACCGCGAGCAGTGCAGGACCAAGCTCAACGCGTGCGCCCTCGCGGGCGAGGAGTGCAAGATCTTGTCGTGTGTTGACGCGAAGCTCGGGAGCTACTCCGACGGTCGCGTGGAGATGATCGGACGATGA